One segment of Pseudodesulfovibrio sp. 5S69 DNA contains the following:
- the flgL gene encoding flagellar hook-associated protein FlgL, protein MRVTQQMLFDRYVFNLNTSLTSLMDLNVKAQTQKDINKPSDDPTGMTRILDHRDTLRSLDQYGENISTAKGWLGSADEALMQVSTILTRAKELATQVATGTVDADNREQVSYEMRSLFEQLISLSNSDFEDKSIFAGHKTDGSAFKQIMWLTTNDEDFGRNAEFTVNGSSDTTVLVQYYDTTGATPVGGNMNLADPNLGVRYSIDGGRTWKTDATMNFTGSEGILNLPQSGTSVSFHGDTAIKVNDRNDVSVSDGTWMWIRPSAQYIGDDEDAPPLVDSLGPGVDLVSAAASGSFLDSNVTIRIDNQSSVRMDEAIQYSYSLDGGINWVTGNVAQADTSANEAVLSVANGGILTLTSNGSNQLQPGQQFVIRPHVAAINLDVSASEQIQVNNVGKDVFGGIYMDPDTILSSNGSILTLGSLNAGRVFQSNGAPNMALSIQGQDEDSMNLFEVMGNLVAFAETNNQTGCQQSLSNLVKVQAHIVNSIAVVGGRQNRLAISENIVDGLTLNEKTLLSSIEDADVSELMTELAQQQIVYESVLRSTSMIMQLNLAKFI, encoded by the coding sequence ATGCGCGTAACGCAACAGATGCTCTTCGACCGATACGTGTTCAACCTGAACACGTCCCTGACTTCGCTCATGGACCTGAACGTCAAGGCCCAGACGCAGAAGGACATCAACAAGCCCAGCGACGATCCCACGGGCATGACCCGCATCCTGGACCACCGCGACACCCTGCGTTCGTTGGACCAGTACGGGGAGAACATCTCCACGGCCAAGGGCTGGCTGGGCAGCGCGGACGAGGCCCTCATGCAGGTCTCGACCATCCTGACCCGGGCCAAGGAATTGGCCACCCAAGTGGCCACCGGCACCGTGGACGCGGACAACCGCGAGCAGGTCAGCTACGAGATGCGCTCTCTGTTCGAGCAGCTCATCAGCCTGTCCAACTCCGACTTCGAGGACAAGTCCATCTTCGCCGGGCACAAGACCGATGGCTCGGCCTTCAAGCAGATCATGTGGCTGACCACCAACGACGAGGACTTCGGCCGCAACGCCGAGTTCACGGTCAACGGCTCCTCGGACACCACGGTCCTGGTCCAGTATTACGATACCACCGGGGCCACGCCCGTGGGCGGCAACATGAACCTGGCCGATCCCAACTTGGGTGTGCGCTACTCCATCGACGGCGGGCGCACCTGGAAGACGGACGCGACCATGAATTTCACGGGCAGCGAAGGGATCCTGAATCTGCCCCAGAGCGGCACCAGCGTGAGCTTCCACGGGGATACCGCCATCAAGGTCAACGACCGCAACGATGTGTCCGTTTCCGACGGTACCTGGATGTGGATCCGGCCATCGGCCCAGTACATCGGCGACGACGAGGACGCGCCGCCCCTGGTGGACTCCCTGGGGCCGGGCGTGGATTTGGTTTCGGCCGCAGCCTCGGGCTCCTTCCTGGACTCCAACGTGACCATCCGCATCGACAACCAGTCGAGTGTGCGCATGGACGAGGCTATCCAGTATTCCTACAGCCTGGACGGCGGCATCAACTGGGTGACCGGCAACGTGGCCCAGGCCGACACCTCGGCCAACGAGGCCGTGCTTTCCGTGGCCAACGGCGGCATCCTGACCCTGACCTCCAACGGCTCCAACCAGTTGCAGCCGGGCCAGCAATTCGTCATCCGCCCGCACGTGGCGGCCATCAACCTGGACGTCTCGGCCAGCGAGCAGATCCAGGTCAACAACGTGGGCAAGGACGTCTTCGGCGGCATCTACATGGACCCGGATACCATCCTGTCGTCCAACGGCTCCATCCTGACGCTCGGCAGCCTGAACGCCGGCCGGGTGTTCCAATCCAACGGCGCGCCGAATATGGCCCTGTCCATCCAGGGCCAGGACGAGGACTCCATGAACCTGTTCGAGGTCATGGGAAACCTGGTGGCCTTTGCCGAGACCAACAACCAGACAGGCTGCCAGCAGTCTCTGTCCAACCTGGTCAAGGTCCAGGCGCATATCGTGAACTCCATCGCCGTGGTGGGCGGGAGGCAGAACAGGTTGGCCATCAGCGAGAACATCGTGGACGGGCTCACGCTCAACGAGAAGACCCTGCTCAGTTCCATTGAGGACGCGGACGTGTCCGAGCTGATGACCGAGCTGGCCCAGCAGCAGATCGTCTACGAGTCCGTGCTGCGCTCGACCTCCATGATCATGCAGCTCAATCTTGCAAAATTTATATAA
- the fliW gene encoding flagellar assembly protein FliW — MTRLGEREINPDAILYFPRGLVGLEDKREFTLLPVREGDSPFLLLQCITDPGLGLLVADPYSFIDDYDVKIENPDRKALKVENIRQLAILVTVTIPPDKPEDTTLNLQGPIVINTETKIGLQIPQTEAGYPTHFRPIGS; from the coding sequence ATGACCCGGCTGGGCGAGCGGGAGATCAATCCCGACGCCATCCTCTATTTTCCGCGCGGACTGGTGGGGCTCGAGGACAAGCGCGAGTTCACGCTGCTTCCGGTCAGGGAAGGGGACTCGCCGTTTTTGCTGTTGCAGTGCATCACCGACCCGGGCCTCGGGCTCCTGGTGGCCGATCCCTACAGCTTTATCGACGACTATGACGTGAAGATCGAGAATCCGGACCGCAAGGCCCTGAAAGTGGAGAACATCCGGCAACTGGCCATCCTGGTGACCGTGACCATTCCACCGGACAAACCCGAAGACACCACCCTCAATCTCCAGGGGCCGATTGTCATCAACACGGAGACGAAGATAGGTCTTCAGATTCCACAGACGGAAGCGGGCTATCCCACGCACTTCCGGCCGATAGGGTCCTGA
- a CDS encoding DVU0524 family FlgM-associated protein yields the protein MNTSSANVRNMLRTYGKQLTSAKRLARFRQAMGGAEPQDDIARQAKRRELVQRIAHEVIENLIVNSDRSPVVQAVLDQLENEFGSRYVFEYPLDGGDVQIIRETPQGPQDVEGSERNKVLRRLWEIALSKVDGTML from the coding sequence GTGAATACATCGTCCGCCAATGTTCGCAACATGCTGCGCACCTATGGAAAGCAGCTTACGAGCGCGAAGCGACTTGCACGCTTCCGGCAGGCGATGGGCGGTGCGGAGCCCCAGGACGACATCGCCCGGCAGGCCAAGCGCCGGGAACTGGTGCAGCGCATCGCCCACGAGGTCATTGAAAACCTGATCGTCAATTCCGATCGTTCGCCGGTGGTCCAGGCGGTTCTGGACCAACTGGAGAACGAGTTCGGCAGCCGGTACGTGTTCGAGTACCCGCTCGACGGAGGCGACGTTCAGATAATCAGGGAGACGCCACAGGGTCCGCAGGACGTCGAGGGTTCCGAGAGGAACAAGGTCTTGCGGAGATTGTGGGAAATAGCATTGTCAAAGGTGGATGGCACCATGCTTTGA
- a CDS encoding NAD(+)/NADH kinase has product MKRTVGKMLIVTKPGDKAAEAVRTAMTGFLTERGVPFETCEHHADSRPESCRNEERIRGPFDLAVVLGGDGTFIGAARRLLHFGAPLMGVNLGRVGFLTQLERDHWRPWLAKVLDEGFRAAHRLVLKYAVVRGGEAVAKGLVINELVVSRGELARLVRLSVAFDDIDISSLRADGLIISTPTGSSAYGASAGGPLVHAGLAACCVTPVCPFLNGFKPMVFPADGVLTVRVEEQAGEVNLTEDGQAGVRLEPGDEVVVEKSPADLLVVDLGPGAYFEKLKKHGFLSER; this is encoded by the coding sequence ATGAAACGGACCGTTGGAAAAATGCTCATCGTGACCAAGCCGGGCGACAAGGCCGCCGAGGCCGTACGCACGGCCATGACCGGGTTCCTGACGGAACGGGGGGTGCCCTTCGAGACCTGTGAACACCACGCGGACTCCCGTCCGGAGTCCTGCAGGAACGAGGAGCGCATCCGCGGCCCCTTCGACCTGGCCGTGGTCCTGGGCGGCGACGGCACCTTCATCGGCGCGGCCCGGCGGCTGCTGCACTTCGGGGCTCCGCTCATGGGCGTCAACCTCGGCCGGGTGGGCTTCCTGACCCAGCTTGAGCGCGACCATTGGCGCCCGTGGCTGGCGAAGGTCCTGGACGAGGGGTTCCGGGCGGCCCACCGGCTGGTCCTCAAGTATGCCGTGGTGCGCGGCGGCGAAGCGGTCGCCAAGGGGCTGGTGATCAACGAACTGGTCGTCAGCCGGGGGGAACTGGCCCGGCTCGTCCGCCTGTCCGTGGCCTTTGATGACATCGACATTTCCAGCCTGCGGGCGGACGGACTCATCATCTCCACACCCACCGGGTCCTCGGCCTATGGGGCGTCGGCGGGCGGCCCCCTGGTTCACGCCGGGCTGGCGGCCTGCTGCGTGACCCCGGTCTGCCCCTTTCTGAACGGCTTCAAGCCCATGGTCTTTCCGGCGGACGGGGTGCTCACCGTGCGCGTGGAGGAGCAGGCGGGCGAGGTCAACCTGACCGAGGACGGCCAGGCCGGAGTGCGCCTCGAACCGGGCGACGAGGTGGTCGTGGAGAAGTCTCCCGCCGACCTGCTGGTGGTGGACCTGGGGCCGGGCGCCTATTTCGAGAAATTGAAGAAACACGGTTTTCTGAGCGAGAGGTGA
- the csrA gene encoding carbon storage regulator CsrA, whose amino-acid sequence MLILTRRPGESLYLGDNIKLKILSVQGKQIKIGLDVPEDMTVYREEVYLKIKEQNRQALEVNQQDLLAAAALWQKKERKK is encoded by the coding sequence ATGTTGATTTTAACCCGGAGACCGGGAGAAAGCCTCTACCTGGGCGACAATATCAAGCTGAAGATCCTGAGCGTTCAGGGGAAGCAGATAAAGATCGGCCTGGATGTGCCCGAAGACATGACCGTCTATCGGGAGGAGGTCTATTTGAAGATCAAGGAACAGAACCGGCAGGCGCTGGAAGTCAACCAGCAGGACCTGCTCGCGGCGGCGGCGCTATGGCAAAAGAAAGAACGCAAAAAATAA
- a CDS encoding ARMT1-like domain-containing protein: MGLAKEYDSVLDIKYGLDPSLDALLLHFMSENHLEYTIDPLKNASGEQMRFMIALKEGEFYAPCSDWMFLMLLDQRLPDRLLEKYLEQWKLFLHLSRDFCTDRRMARRFIQLARHKFRMVLASPILMPSRLMKWFITIFMTQSGIDDPYLHIRRGLNRRAAEMVESPDFDEMVHASPARIDAGGRTDDLRFMLDRLEIERLMRIATFTDHWNPEMFSLDGLRASGLAEEVREGTDLLNPMFERLGKDGEQRRRILYLPNRAGGILFDLKVIKALLRLGHRVVIALKEGFFFDHVTFWDRDTDLELAKAFEGAHFVSEDKLSKNDLLAVMARHPFLVISDGTREKFNPYRTSVTFARAWKECDLILAKGEDTYDRLILNSHEFTRDILNFRRDEQGAFHVHFRPKPERVLIFSEQYITAKAEEIIREMRRARSQGKTVMFYSGIIGSVPGQTKEAIEVISTYVEHLRGQLDDVYIINPGEHFEEGMDADDLMFMWEKVQRSGYINVWRFQTYFDIEKSFELMGRKVPPVWAGKDSTYSTGCTKEMHIALDVQRAHPELQIIGPNPEKFFRRREYGVGKFCDVAIDSCG, translated from the coding sequence ATGGGATTGGCCAAAGAGTATGATTCGGTCCTGGACATCAAATACGGGCTGGACCCTTCCTTGGACGCGTTGCTGCTCCACTTCATGTCGGAAAATCACCTGGAATACACCATCGATCCCCTGAAGAACGCCTCGGGCGAGCAGATGCGCTTCATGATCGCGCTCAAGGAGGGGGAGTTCTACGCCCCGTGCTCGGACTGGATGTTCCTCATGCTCCTGGACCAGCGGCTGCCGGACCGGCTGCTCGAAAAATACCTGGAGCAATGGAAGCTGTTCCTCCACCTGTCCCGTGATTTCTGCACGGACCGTCGGATGGCCCGGCGGTTCATCCAACTGGCCCGGCACAAGTTCCGCATGGTCCTGGCCTCGCCCATCCTCATGCCCTCGCGGCTGATGAAGTGGTTCATCACCATTTTCATGACCCAGTCCGGCATCGACGACCCCTACCTGCACATCCGCCGGGGGCTCAACCGGCGGGCCGCCGAGATGGTCGAAAGCCCGGATTTCGACGAGATGGTCCACGCCAGCCCCGCCCGCATCGATGCGGGCGGTCGGACCGACGACCTGCGCTTCATGCTCGACCGGCTTGAGATCGAGCGGCTCATGCGCATCGCCACCTTCACGGATCACTGGAACCCGGAGATGTTCTCCCTGGACGGCTTGCGCGCCTCGGGGCTGGCCGAGGAGGTGCGCGAGGGCACGGACCTTCTGAACCCCATGTTCGAGCGCCTGGGCAAGGACGGGGAGCAGCGCCGCCGCATCCTGTACCTGCCCAACCGGGCGGGCGGCATCCTGTTCGACCTCAAGGTGATCAAGGCCCTGCTTCGCCTGGGGCACCGTGTGGTCATCGCCCTGAAGGAGGGCTTCTTTTTCGATCACGTGACCTTCTGGGATCGGGACACGGACCTGGAGTTGGCCAAGGCCTTCGAAGGGGCGCACTTCGTCAGCGAGGACAAATTGTCCAAGAACGATCTGCTGGCCGTCATGGCCCGCCATCCTTTCCTGGTCATCTCCGACGGCACGCGCGAGAAGTTCAACCCCTACCGGACCTCGGTGACCTTCGCCCGGGCCTGGAAGGAGTGCGACCTGATCCTGGCCAAGGGCGAGGACACGTACGACCGGCTGATCCTCAACTCCCACGAGTTCACCCGCGACATCCTCAATTTCCGCCGGGACGAACAGGGCGCGTTCCACGTCCATTTCCGGCCAAAGCCCGAACGGGTGCTGATCTTCTCCGAACAGTACATCACCGCCAAGGCAGAGGAGATCATCCGGGAGATGCGCCGGGCTCGCTCCCAGGGCAAGACGGTCATGTTCTACTCCGGGATCATCGGCTCGGTGCCGGGCCAGACCAAGGAGGCCATCGAGGTCATCTCGACCTACGTCGAGCACCTGCGCGGCCAGTTGGACGACGTGTACATCATCAATCCCGGCGAGCACTTCGAGGAGGGCATGGACGCCGACGACCTGATGTTCATGTGGGAAAAGGTCCAGCGCAGCGGGTACATCAATGTCTGGCGTTTCCAGACGTATTTCGATATTGAAAAGAGCTTCGAGTTGATGGGGCGCAAGGTGCCCCCGGTCTGGGCCGGCAAGGACTCCACCTATTCCACGGGCTGCACCAAGGAAATGCACATCGCCCTGGACGTGCAGCGGGCCCATCCCGAGTTGCAGATTATCGGCCCGAACCCCGAGAAATTCTTCCGCAGGCGGGAGTACGGGGTGGGCAA
- the flgM gene encoding flagellar biosynthesis anti-sigma factor FlgM, whose product MVIRNIVGDQNPYANKKIERPEAKDVRNAQESVKTSGEAADRVVLSSEARLRGAALQTAKEAPDVRREKVDELKRKVKDGTYQPNIKKAAANLIRDDLDLLV is encoded by the coding sequence ATGGTTATTCGAAACATTGTAGGGGATCAAAATCCTTACGCAAACAAGAAGATCGAACGGCCGGAGGCCAAGGATGTCCGCAACGCGCAGGAAAGCGTAAAGACTTCCGGAGAGGCCGCCGATCGCGTGGTTCTCTCTTCCGAGGCCCGGCTGCGGGGCGCCGCCCTGCAGACCGCCAAGGAGGCGCCCGACGTCCGCCGCGAAAAGGTGGACGAACTCAAGCGCAAGGTCAAGGACGGGACCTACCAGCCCAACATCAAGAAGGCCGCCGCGAACCTGATTCGCGACGACCTCGATCTTCTGGTTTAG